The following are encoded together in the Diachasmimorpha longicaudata isolate KC_UGA_2023 chromosome 3, iyDiaLong2, whole genome shotgun sequence genome:
- the LOC135160009 gene encoding guanylate cyclase 32E isoform X1, whose product MRLINLERACLLVTAIYGLVNADTFTLGYITGSKRRMGDLEYQRPGYRISGAINLAVEEVNAGELKQLGHKLDFIVAETYGEEDTSILVTADLWTRNVSGYIGPQETCVHEGKMAAAFNLPMISYFCTHHETSNNAEFPTFARTRPPDTQISKSVVAVLLKFNWTKVTFMYMNSTLFEFNNKMSSVAGTIIRSFRSSGISVTYERCWTEPYLVTHMNNPFHHLVETSYRETRIYVILGNYDEHMGLLMALDEKKLLDNGEYWVVGVDIEQYDEHQPSKYLRGLLQEHTTPSLLRAHRSYFSIVASPPRISKNFTRIINEYRGKPPFNFTNPLATLGGLVKIVPETAYLYDAVHLYARALASALRKGRDPRDGRKMVEMLHGVHYRSAMGYMVYMDENGDAEGNYTLIALEDNPEEGHGLYPIGHFVGKEESSNLPKLRLTRDITWITGAPPVAEPFCGYHGEKCYSHTGEIVGGIAGGIFLILLTIVLVLYRNWRYEQELDSLLWKVNYKDIQIRETKEEGGVVEPTHKPNIKPVVRTSQVSLSSNPDADFRYSMIYTQIGFYRGRMFAIKKVRKKSIEITREMKKELKVMRDLRHDNLNAFIGACTDPPNICIIVEYCARGSLKDIIENDDMKLDNMFMASLVGDIIRGMMFLHESVVRYHGNLTTSNCLVDSRWVVKIADFGLREFKRDADCEPQDVMRKYQSLLYRAPELLRSRISPPLTRDYQKGDIYSFSIVLYELHGRQGPFGPISSTPAHLLTQLCNPIPSSIPLRPSLEHLENCFDFVRDCLEECWSEDPELRPDFKAVRNKLRPLRKGMKPNIFDNMMAMMEKYANNLEALVDERTDQLTEEKKKTDALLYEMLPKYVAEQLKKGHKVQAEGFDCVTIYFSDIVGFTQMSAESTPLEVVDFLNDLYTCFDATIENYDVYKVETIGDAYMVVSGLPIRNGIQHAGEIASMSLCLLEKIKEFSIRHRPFDKLQLRIGIHSGPVCAGVVGLKMPRYCLFGDTVNTASRMESMGQPLRIHCSKETKHLLDRIGGFHLEERGLIEMKGKGERITYWLYGEEPGRKEGKRQHLDQILVPKSSLKNKAIRMSFLRCSSESPKRLRFASSDQLDQSKGKIVNFGEWSPCKGCMDGSRSSSSSCPCVEKLEFGENCFDRTNGAPEICKSVPGSPRYVVKGVGRFCEVLAAEATPLI is encoded by the exons ATGCGACTGATTAACTTGGAAAGGGCGTGTCTCCTGGTGACAGCGATCTACGGATTGGTTAATGCTGATACATTTACATTGGGATATATCACTGGGTCGAAACGACGAATGGGGGATCTAGAGTATCAGAGACCTGGATACAGGATTTCGGGGGCTATAAATCTTGCTGTCGAAGAG GTAAATGCTGGTGAGCTCAAACAACTGGGCCACAAACTCGACTTTATAGTCGCTGAGACATACGGTGAGGAGGACACCAGCATTTTGGTAACTGCTGATCTCTGGACAAGAAACGTCAGTGGTTACATTGGACCCCAAGAAACGTGCGTTCACGAGGGCAAAATGGCAGCTGCATTTAATTTACCTATGATTTCTTAC ttTTGCACACATCACGAAACATCGAACAACGCGGAGTTTCCAACATTCGCCAGGACACGTCCACCAGATACCCAGATATCAAAATCCGTTGTTGCGGTACTTTTGAAATTCAACTGGACAAAA GTCACCTTTATGTACATGAACTCGACACTATTTGAATTCAACAACAAGATGTCAAGTGTTGCTGGCACAATTATCCGATCATTCCGCTCCTCTGGGATATCTGTCACCTACGAGAGATGTTGGACCGAGCCCTACCTTGTAACCCACATGAATAATCCATTTCATCATCTCGTGGAGACGTCATACCGAGAGACTCGAA TTTATGTTATACTCGGTAACTATGACGAGCACATGGGACTACTGATGGCacttgatgagaaaaaattactggataatg GTGAATATTGGGTGGTCGGCGTAGACATAGAGCAATACGATGAACACCAGCCCTCGAAATACCTCCGTGGGCTTCTCCAGGAGCACACAACACCCTCACTCCTTCGTGCACATCGCAGCTACTTCAGTATCGTCGCGTCCCCTCCCAGGatctccaagaatttcacaagAATTATAAACGAATACCGAGGAAAGCCTCCATTCAACTTCACAAATCCCCTTGCTACCCTCGGGGGTCTAGTCAAG ATCGTACCAGAGACGGCTTACCTCTATGATGCTGTACATCTCTACGCCAGAGCTTTAGCTAGTGCCTTGAGAAAGGGACGAGACCCCAGGGATGGAAGGAAAATGGTGGAGATGTTACATGGGGTTCACTATCGTAGTGCTATGGG ATACATGGTGTACATGGATGAGAACGGTGATGCAGAGGGAAACTATACGCTCATTGCCCTCGAGGATAATCCCGAGGAAGGTCACGGTCTCTACCCAATAGGGCACTTTGTCGGTAAAGAGGAATCGTCCAATTTGCCG AAGTTACGTCTTACGAGGGACATAACTTGGATCACTGGGGCTCCACCCGTGGCCGAACCATTTTGCGGATATCATGGGGAAAAATGTTATT CGCACACTGGGGAGATTGTCGGGGGAATTGCCGGTGGAATATTCCTAATTCTCCTAACAATTGTCCTGGTACTGTACAGAAATTGGAGGTACGAACAGGAGTTGGATTCACTGCTCTGGAAGGTCAATTACAAGGATATCCAGATCAGAGAGACTAAAGAGGAGGGAGGAGTTGTCGAACCCACCCACAAGCCTAACATCAAG cCAGTAGTGAGAACCAGTCAAGTGTCTCTAAGTTCAAATCCTGATGCTGACTTTCGATACTCCATGATCTACACACAAATTGGATTCTACCGGGGTCGAATGTTCGCCATAAAAAaagtcagaaaaaaatctatcgaAATCACAAGAGAGATGAAGAAGGAGTTAAAAGTG ATGAGAGATTTACGACACGATAATCTTAACGCCTTCATCGGTGCCTGCACAGACCCACCAAATATCTGCATCATTGTGGAATACTGCGCTAGGGGAAGTCTCAAAGACATCATCGAAAACGACGACATGAAGCTAGATAACATGTTCATGGCGTCCTTAGTTGGTGATATCATCAGA GGAATGATGTTTCTGCACGAATCGGTGGTAAGGTACCATGGAAATCTCACAACATCTAACTGTCTAGTGGATTCAAGATGGGTTGTCAAGATCGCTGACTTTGGATTACGGGAGTTCAAGAGGGACGCTGACTGTGAGCCCCAGGATGTTATGAGAAAGTACCAAA GTCTGCTGTACCGCGCGCCGGAGCTTCTCCGTTCTCGTATATCTCCTCCGCTAACCCGAGACTACCAGAAAGGTGATATCTACTCATTCTCGATAGTTCTCTACGAGCTCCACGGTCGGCAAGGTCCCTTCGGCCCAATATCATCAACCCCAGCGCACCTGCTCACCCAACTGTGCAATCCCATTCCCTCTAGCATCCCCCTGCGTCCCTCCCTCGAGCATCTGGAGAACTGTTTTGATTTCGTTCGCGATTGTCTCGAGGAATGTTGGTCTGAAGATCCAGAGCTTCGTCCCGATTTCAAAGCCGTTCGAAACAAACTTCGACCACTTCGAAAAGGTATGAAACCCAATATCTTTGATAACATGATGGCAATGATGGAGAAGTATGCCAATAACTTGGAGGCACTTGTCGACGAAAGGACAGATCAGCTGACtgaggagaaaaagaaaacggATGCACTTCTGTACGAAATGCTCCCTAAATATGTCGCTGAACAGTTGAAAAAGGGTCACAAAGTTCAGGCAGAGGGATTTGATTGTGTGACGATATATTTCTCAGATATTGTCGGCTTCACCCAGATGTCGGCAGAAAGTACACCTCTAGAGgtcgttgattttttaaatgatctCTACACATGCTTCGATgccaccattgaaaattatgatgtATACAAGGTGGAGACAATTGGTGATGCTTACATGGTTGTCAGTGGTCTGCCAATAAGAAATGGCATCCAACATGCTGGAGAAATTGCCAGCATGTCTCTGTGccttttagaaaaaatcaaagaattcAGTATTAGACATCGACCTTTCGATAAACTTCAGCTGAGAATTGGAATACATTCTGGTCCAGTTTGTGCTGGGGTGGTGGGCCTGAAGATGCCGAGGTACTGTCTCTTCGGTGATACAGTTAATACGGCTAGTCGAATGGAGTCAATGGGACAACCACTGAGAATTCATTGTAGCAAAGAGACGAAACATCTTCTGGATAGGATTGGGGGATTTCACCTGGAGGAACGAGGATTGATCGAGATGAAGGGAAAAGGGGAGCGGATAACCTATTGGCTATATGGTGAAGAGCCTGGGAGAAAGGAAGGAAAGAGACAGCATTTGGATCAAATTTTGGTCCCCAAAAGTTCCCTGAAGAATAAAGCCATCAGGATGAGCTTTCTCCGATGTTCAAGTGAGTCACCCAAAAGATTGAGATTCGCCAGTTCTGATCAGCTCGATCAGAGTAAGGGAAAGATCGTGAATTTTGGCGAGTGGAGTCCCTGCAAAGGGTGTATGGATGGCTCCAGGTCCTCCAGCAGTTCCTGTCCTTGtgtggaaaaattggaatttgggGAAAATTGTTTTGATCGAACTAATGGAGCACCGGAAATATGTAAATCCGTTCCGGGGAGTCCTAGGTATGTGGTGAAGGGTGTGGGAAGATTCTGCGAAGTATTGGCGGCAGAAGCTACACCTCtgatataa
- the LOC135160009 gene encoding guanylate cyclase 32E isoform X2 encodes MYMNSTLFEFNNKMSSVAGTIIRSFRSSGISVTYERCWTEPYLVTHMNNPFHHLVETSYRETRIYVILGNYDEHMGLLMALDEKKLLDNGEYWVVGVDIEQYDEHQPSKYLRGLLQEHTTPSLLRAHRSYFSIVASPPRISKNFTRIINEYRGKPPFNFTNPLATLGGLVKIVPETAYLYDAVHLYARALASALRKGRDPRDGRKMVEMLHGVHYRSAMGYMVYMDENGDAEGNYTLIALEDNPEEGHGLYPIGHFVGKEESSNLPKLRLTRDITWITGAPPVAEPFCGYHGEKCYSHTGEIVGGIAGGIFLILLTIVLVLYRNWRYEQELDSLLWKVNYKDIQIRETKEEGGVVEPTHKPNIKPVVRTSQVSLSSNPDADFRYSMIYTQIGFYRGRMFAIKKVRKKSIEITREMKKELKVMRDLRHDNLNAFIGACTDPPNICIIVEYCARGSLKDIIENDDMKLDNMFMASLVGDIIRGMMFLHESVVRYHGNLTTSNCLVDSRWVVKIADFGLREFKRDADCEPQDVMRKYQSLLYRAPELLRSRISPPLTRDYQKGDIYSFSIVLYELHGRQGPFGPISSTPAHLLTQLCNPIPSSIPLRPSLEHLENCFDFVRDCLEECWSEDPELRPDFKAVRNKLRPLRKGMKPNIFDNMMAMMEKYANNLEALVDERTDQLTEEKKKTDALLYEMLPKYVAEQLKKGHKVQAEGFDCVTIYFSDIVGFTQMSAESTPLEVVDFLNDLYTCFDATIENYDVYKVETIGDAYMVVSGLPIRNGIQHAGEIASMSLCLLEKIKEFSIRHRPFDKLQLRIGIHSGPVCAGVVGLKMPRYCLFGDTVNTASRMESMGQPLRIHCSKETKHLLDRIGGFHLEERGLIEMKGKGERITYWLYGEEPGRKEGKRQHLDQILVPKSSLKNKAIRMSFLRCSSESPKRLRFASSDQLDQSKGKIVNFGEWSPCKGCMDGSRSSSSSCPCVEKLEFGENCFDRTNGAPEICKSVPGSPRYVVKGVGRFCEVLAAEATPLI; translated from the exons ATGTACATGAACTCGACACTATTTGAATTCAACAACAAGATGTCAAGTGTTGCTGGCACAATTATCCGATCATTCCGCTCCTCTGGGATATCTGTCACCTACGAGAGATGTTGGACCGAGCCCTACCTTGTAACCCACATGAATAATCCATTTCATCATCTCGTGGAGACGTCATACCGAGAGACTCGAA TTTATGTTATACTCGGTAACTATGACGAGCACATGGGACTACTGATGGCacttgatgagaaaaaattactggataatg GTGAATATTGGGTGGTCGGCGTAGACATAGAGCAATACGATGAACACCAGCCCTCGAAATACCTCCGTGGGCTTCTCCAGGAGCACACAACACCCTCACTCCTTCGTGCACATCGCAGCTACTTCAGTATCGTCGCGTCCCCTCCCAGGatctccaagaatttcacaagAATTATAAACGAATACCGAGGAAAGCCTCCATTCAACTTCACAAATCCCCTTGCTACCCTCGGGGGTCTAGTCAAG ATCGTACCAGAGACGGCTTACCTCTATGATGCTGTACATCTCTACGCCAGAGCTTTAGCTAGTGCCTTGAGAAAGGGACGAGACCCCAGGGATGGAAGGAAAATGGTGGAGATGTTACATGGGGTTCACTATCGTAGTGCTATGGG ATACATGGTGTACATGGATGAGAACGGTGATGCAGAGGGAAACTATACGCTCATTGCCCTCGAGGATAATCCCGAGGAAGGTCACGGTCTCTACCCAATAGGGCACTTTGTCGGTAAAGAGGAATCGTCCAATTTGCCG AAGTTACGTCTTACGAGGGACATAACTTGGATCACTGGGGCTCCACCCGTGGCCGAACCATTTTGCGGATATCATGGGGAAAAATGTTATT CGCACACTGGGGAGATTGTCGGGGGAATTGCCGGTGGAATATTCCTAATTCTCCTAACAATTGTCCTGGTACTGTACAGAAATTGGAGGTACGAACAGGAGTTGGATTCACTGCTCTGGAAGGTCAATTACAAGGATATCCAGATCAGAGAGACTAAAGAGGAGGGAGGAGTTGTCGAACCCACCCACAAGCCTAACATCAAG cCAGTAGTGAGAACCAGTCAAGTGTCTCTAAGTTCAAATCCTGATGCTGACTTTCGATACTCCATGATCTACACACAAATTGGATTCTACCGGGGTCGAATGTTCGCCATAAAAAaagtcagaaaaaaatctatcgaAATCACAAGAGAGATGAAGAAGGAGTTAAAAGTG ATGAGAGATTTACGACACGATAATCTTAACGCCTTCATCGGTGCCTGCACAGACCCACCAAATATCTGCATCATTGTGGAATACTGCGCTAGGGGAAGTCTCAAAGACATCATCGAAAACGACGACATGAAGCTAGATAACATGTTCATGGCGTCCTTAGTTGGTGATATCATCAGA GGAATGATGTTTCTGCACGAATCGGTGGTAAGGTACCATGGAAATCTCACAACATCTAACTGTCTAGTGGATTCAAGATGGGTTGTCAAGATCGCTGACTTTGGATTACGGGAGTTCAAGAGGGACGCTGACTGTGAGCCCCAGGATGTTATGAGAAAGTACCAAA GTCTGCTGTACCGCGCGCCGGAGCTTCTCCGTTCTCGTATATCTCCTCCGCTAACCCGAGACTACCAGAAAGGTGATATCTACTCATTCTCGATAGTTCTCTACGAGCTCCACGGTCGGCAAGGTCCCTTCGGCCCAATATCATCAACCCCAGCGCACCTGCTCACCCAACTGTGCAATCCCATTCCCTCTAGCATCCCCCTGCGTCCCTCCCTCGAGCATCTGGAGAACTGTTTTGATTTCGTTCGCGATTGTCTCGAGGAATGTTGGTCTGAAGATCCAGAGCTTCGTCCCGATTTCAAAGCCGTTCGAAACAAACTTCGACCACTTCGAAAAGGTATGAAACCCAATATCTTTGATAACATGATGGCAATGATGGAGAAGTATGCCAATAACTTGGAGGCACTTGTCGACGAAAGGACAGATCAGCTGACtgaggagaaaaagaaaacggATGCACTTCTGTACGAAATGCTCCCTAAATATGTCGCTGAACAGTTGAAAAAGGGTCACAAAGTTCAGGCAGAGGGATTTGATTGTGTGACGATATATTTCTCAGATATTGTCGGCTTCACCCAGATGTCGGCAGAAAGTACACCTCTAGAGgtcgttgattttttaaatgatctCTACACATGCTTCGATgccaccattgaaaattatgatgtATACAAGGTGGAGACAATTGGTGATGCTTACATGGTTGTCAGTGGTCTGCCAATAAGAAATGGCATCCAACATGCTGGAGAAATTGCCAGCATGTCTCTGTGccttttagaaaaaatcaaagaattcAGTATTAGACATCGACCTTTCGATAAACTTCAGCTGAGAATTGGAATACATTCTGGTCCAGTTTGTGCTGGGGTGGTGGGCCTGAAGATGCCGAGGTACTGTCTCTTCGGTGATACAGTTAATACGGCTAGTCGAATGGAGTCAATGGGACAACCACTGAGAATTCATTGTAGCAAAGAGACGAAACATCTTCTGGATAGGATTGGGGGATTTCACCTGGAGGAACGAGGATTGATCGAGATGAAGGGAAAAGGGGAGCGGATAACCTATTGGCTATATGGTGAAGAGCCTGGGAGAAAGGAAGGAAAGAGACAGCATTTGGATCAAATTTTGGTCCCCAAAAGTTCCCTGAAGAATAAAGCCATCAGGATGAGCTTTCTCCGATGTTCAAGTGAGTCACCCAAAAGATTGAGATTCGCCAGTTCTGATCAGCTCGATCAGAGTAAGGGAAAGATCGTGAATTTTGGCGAGTGGAGTCCCTGCAAAGGGTGTATGGATGGCTCCAGGTCCTCCAGCAGTTCCTGTCCTTGtgtggaaaaattggaatttgggGAAAATTGTTTTGATCGAACTAATGGAGCACCGGAAATATGTAAATCCGTTCCGGGGAGTCCTAGGTATGTGGTGAAGGGTGTGGGAAGATTCTGCGAAGTATTGGCGGCAGAAGCTACACCTCtgatataa